CCCGGTCTTCAACGAAGCGCGCAGGCCGCGTTTGAGCAGTTCATTCAGACGCGCGCTCACATCGGGATCTTCGCCCAGTTCATTAATCAACCGCCCAGGTTCAATACGGACCAGCACAGGAATGCGGTAATCATCATTCAGCGCCTGACGCATACCGGTAGTGAAGAATGGCACCCGGCTTACCGTGCCCAGACGAATGCCACGGAATTCAACCGGCGCGCCAGGTTGCAGGCCGCGAATCGAGTCTTTGAAGAACATCAGGTAGTCGATGTGATCGGTATAGAGCGACTCCTGAATGCTGCGCTGATCGTCATACAGCGTGAAAGCGGCATTCTCCGCCACCGGCTGGCCCAGATCCACGCCTTCCGGCACGTCAAAACTGACGCCGCCGCCGAACAGCGTAGCCAGCGAGCCCATCTCCACACGCATTCCGGCGGAGGTCAAATCAACGGCAATACCGCTGTCTTTCCAGAAACGCACATTGCTGGTCACCAGCCGATCGTTCGGCGCATTGATAAACAACTGATAACTCATCGTGCGTTTTTGCGTATCGAACGTGCTGGTCTCAACCGAACCGACGCGATAACCACGGAACAATACTGGATCGCCGGGGCTCAGTTGCCCGGCTTTGCTGCTGTCGAGGATCACACGAATGCCTTTGGCGTCAGGCGGCGCCAGAGGCGGGGAATCGAGCAAGTTATAACGATCCGGCGCGCTGCCTTTTGCACCCGGTTGCAGCTCGATATAGGCACCCGAAAGCAGCGTGCCCAGACCGCTAATCCCTTCACGGCCCACCTGCGGTTTCACAACCCAGAAAACAGAATCATCATGCAGCAGCTTTTCCATACCGGAGTTAAGCCGCGCCTTGATTTCCACATGAGTTAAATCGTCAGTCAGCGTCATGCTTTCCACCACGCCGACATCAACGCTGCGACTCTTGATGGTGGTCTTACCGCCGACAATTCCCTCGGCATTAGTGGTGATCAGTGTCACCTCCGGCCCCTGGTGGCTGTAATGATAAAAGAGGATCCATGCGCCAATCAGCGCCGTAACAATCGGGAAAATCCACACCGGCGACCAGTTTCTCACCTTTTGCACGTTGGCTTCCCCACTCTTATTCTCCATGCTCTAACGACTCCTCATGGTGCGTTTGTGGCTCACGATCCCAGCTCAAGCGCGGATCGAAAGTCATTGCCGCAAACATCGTGATAATAACGACCAGCGCAAACATCAGCGCACCCATCGCAGGATAAATATTCATCAGCCCGCCCATCCGCACCAGCGCGGAGAGTACGGCAATCACAAACACGTCAATCATTGACCAGCGCCCGACAAACTCCACCACTTCATAAATAAAATGCATCCGCTCGCAGTCTCGTCGGCCATGGCCTTTTGCATCAATACAGAGCCAGGCAATGCCTATCATTTTCAGCGTCGGCACCATAATACTGGCGATAAAAATCACCAACGCCACCGGGTAAGAACCCTCGCTCCACAGCAAAATCACCCCGGCGAGAATGGTCGATGGCATGCGATCGCCCAGTAGGTCAGTCACCATGATCGGCAAAATATTGGCAGGCAGATAGAGCATCATCGCAGTCATCAACAGCGCCAGCGTCCACTGGATACTGTTGCGCCGTCGGGCGTGTCCACGCGTGTGGCAGCGCGGGCACACAGGTTGATCGATCGCGACAATCGCCGTACAGCACGGGCAGGAACGCAGCCCCTGACGGATCCCCGGCACACCGACGCGCAATGCCTGTTGCGGCTGCGGCGCGGGCGCAATGTCATCCCACAACCAGTGACGATCAACGCACTGGAAAGCGCGCAATTGCAACAGACAGAACAGACACCAGGGAATAAAACTGCTGCCAATGCCAATATCACCATAGGCCATCAGCTTGACAAAACTCACCAGCACGCCTGCGAGGAAGATCTCCGCCATTCCCCAACTTTTTAGCTGGAATAACACCCGCGCCAGATTAACGCGCAGACGGAACTCCATCGGCACACGATTCACCAACAGCAGGATAGTCACCAGGCAGAATGCCGGAACCAGTTGTACGAACAGCAGGAAGAAAGTGCCAAGGCTGGCGTAATCTTCAGAAAAGAGCACGCCGGGAATTTCCAGCAGTGTGACCTCGCTGGCGACACCGGCGACCTGCATATTAACGAAAGGAAAAAGGTTGGCGAGCAACAACATGAACAATGCCACAATGGCATAAGCCGTGGGACGCTGCCGGGGCGCGTCCCATTCGGTTGTCAGTGTCGTGCCACAGCGCGGACAAGTCGCTTTATGACCATGCTGCAACAGCGGCAGCGCCACCAGCATGTCACATTGCGAACAAAGAATGTGCCGTGTGGCGTGGTGGTGTTCACACATACTGACTCCCTTTATGCGCCGTTTTTCAAAGCCTCCAGGTACTCCCAGCGTTCAAACGCCTCTTCCAGCGCCTGTTCCGCCGCAGCCATGTCAGCCAGGACTTTTTGCGTATGATCGTGCGGCTGGCTAAAGAAGCTGGCATCGGCGACCTGAGCCTGCAAATCACTCAGTTCCGCTTCCAGTTGTTCCAGCTTTTGCGGCAATTGTTCCAGTTCTCGTTGCAGGTTATAGCTTAGTTTGTTACTACCGCGTTTGACAGTTCCTGCTTTGGTTACTGGAACTTCCACCGTTTTCTTCGCCGCCGCCTGTTTAAAGGCCTGTGAAGCCGCTTGCTGACCGCGGGCATCGTGGTAACCGCCCACATACTGTCCAATCCGGCCTTCGCCTTCGAAAATCCAGCATTCGGTCACTGTATTATCCACAAACTGACGATCGTGGCTCACCAACAGAACGGTGCCCTGATAGCTATCAATCAGCTCTTCCAGCAGCTCCAGCGTTTCCACATCCAGGTCGTTGGTCGGTTCATCGAGAATCAACAGATTGCTGGGTTTCAGGAACAAACGCGCCAGTAACAGACGGTTGCGTTCCCCGCCGGAGAGCGCGCGTACCGGCGTCATCGCCCGTTTCGGATGGAACAAGAAGTCCTGCAAATATCCCAGAATATGGCGCGGCTTACCGTTTACCAGCACTTCCTGCTTGCCTTCAGCCAGGTTGTCCATCACCGTTTTATCCGGATCAAGTTCGGCGCGGTGCTGATCGAAGTACGCCACTTCCAGCTTGGTACCCACATGCACGCGGCCGCTGTCGGCTTTCAGTTGATCCAGCATCAGCTTAAGCAAGGTAGTTTTACCGCAGCCGTTGGGACCAATCAGCGCAATTTTATCGCCGCGCTGTACCTGCGTAGAGAAGTCGCGCACCAGCACTTTGCCCTCCACGCCATAATTAACGTTTTCCATCTCAAAGACGATTTTGCCGGAGCGAGATGCCTCTTCGACTTGCATCTTCGCGCTACCCATCACTTCACGGCGTTCACTGCGCTCGCGACGCATCGCTTTCAGCGCACGGACGCGGCCTTCGTTACGGGTACGGCGCGCTTTAATCCCCTGACGGATCCACACTTCTTCCTGCGCCAGTTTGCGGTCGAACTCGGCGTTTTGCAGCTCTTCAACGCGAAGGTTCTCTTCTTTCTCCAGCAGGTAAGTATCGTAATCGCCAGGATAGGTAACCAGCTTGCCGCGATCGAGATCGACAATGCGCGTCGCCATATTGCGGATAAATGAACGGTCGTGCGAGATAAAGATAATGGTGCCGCTAAAGGTTTTCAGGAAACCTTCCAGCCAGTCGATCGCTTCAATATCCAGGTGGTTCGTCGGTTCGTCCAGCAGCAGTACTTTAGGCCCGCTGACCAGCGCACGGCCCAACGCCGCTTTACGCAACCAGCCACCGGATAACGCCGACAGCTCCATATCCGGCTCCAGACCGAGTTGCCCCAGCACCTCATTGATACGATCTTCCAACTGCCACAGACCGTGGTGATCCAGCATCTCCTGCACTTTCGCCAGTTCATTGAGATTTTTATCACTCGGATCGGTCATCACCAGATGGGAGATTTCGTGATAACGCTTCAGATACTCAGCCTGTTCAGAAATACCTTCCGCGACGAAGTCATAGACGCTACCGGTGACATTGCGCGGCGGGTCCTGCTGTAGGCGTGAAACGATCAGATCCTGTTCGTAAACAATGCGGCCATCATCCAGGCCCTGTTCACGGTTGAGGATCTTCATCAACGTCGATTTACCTGCGCCGTTACGGCCGACCAGACAGACGCGTTCATTTTCTTCGATATGCAGTTCAGCATTATCGAGGAGCGGCGCATCGCTGAACGACAGCCACGCGCCATGCATACTGATTAATGACATTTATTTATCCTTTCAGGCTGCGGTAATCAGCCAGCAGTTGTGGATTTGACGGTTGCGGGCAAAATCCTGCGACTGCGTTTTTTGAGTAATTTCTTGTGCCTGCAGACCCAGTTTCGCCAGCCCGTCGAGATCCATACGGAAACCGCGTTTGTTATTGGAAAACATAATGGTGCCGCCTTTGCGCAGCAGGCGTTTCAGATCCTGCATCAGACGCATATGATCGCGCTGCACATCAAAAGAGTCTTCCATACGTTTGGAGTTGGAGAAGGTCGGCGGATCGATAAAGATCAGATCGAACTGCTCATCGGTCTCACGCAGCCAGCTCAGACAATCGGCCTGAATCAGGCGATGAGCGCGGCCGCTCAGGCCGTTAAGGCGCAGGTTGCGCTCGGCCCACTCCAGATAAGTACGCGACATATCCACCGTAGTGGTGGAACGCGCGCCGCCCAGACCGGCATGCACGCTGGCGCTGCCGGTGTAGGAGAAGAGATTGAGGAAGTCTTTACCCTTGCTCATCTGCCCCAGCATACGGCGGGCAATACGGTGGTCAAGGAACAGGCCGGTATCCAGATAGTCCGTCAGGTTGACCCACAGGCGGGCGTTGTATTCGCTCACCTCCATAAAGTCGCCCTTCTCGTTCATTTTCTGATACTGATTGGTGCCCTTTTGCCGCTCGCGGGTTTTCAGCACCAGCTTGTTCGGGGCGATACCCAGCACCTGGATGGTGGCGGCGATAATATCAAACAGGCGCTGGCGCGCTTTTTGCGCATCGATGGTTTTCGGCGCGGCATACTCCTGCACCACCACCCAGTCGGCGTAGCGATCGACCGCCACGTTGTAATCCGGCAGATCGGCATCGTACAGGCGATAGCATTCAATGCCCTCCTGGCGCGCCCATTTCTCCAGTTTCTTAACGTTCTTGCGAAGGCGGTTGGCATAGTCTTCCGCCATCGCTGGCGCTTTTGCTTCGCCGGTATTTTCGGCCAGATGGTAATTTTTCTGTACGCAATCCAGCGGGCCGTTCTTGGCTTTGAACTGGCGCTCAGCACGCAGTTGCAGGCAGTTAAGCAAATCGACAGAGGCGCTGAACAGCGACAGATGCCAGCCGCCAAACTGCGCTTTCAGCAGGCGACCCAGCAGGCTATGCAGCGCGATCAGTGCCGGCTCGCTCTCCAGACGTTCACCGTACGGCGGGTTACTGATCACAGTACCGTACGGGCCTTTCGGCAACGGATTGCTGAGCTGGGCGACATCTTTTACTTCGAAGGTCACCAGCTCGCCAATCCCGGCGCGGCGGGCGTTGCTGCGGGCACGCTCAATAACACGCGCATCGTTGTCGGAGCCGTAAAAGTGAGATTCATAACCCGCCAGCCCCTGGCGCGCGCGCGTTTGCGCTTCTGCTTTTACCTCTTTCCACAGCGCTTCATCATGCTGCGCCCAGCCGCCAAAACCCCAGTGACCGCGATGCAGACCCGGTGCGCGATCGGTTGCCGCCATGGCAGCTTCGATCAGCAGCGTGCCGGAACCGCACATAGGATCGAGCAGCGGTGTGCCCGGCTGCCAGCCGGAGCGCATCACAATGGCTGCTGCCAGGTTCTCTTTGATCGGCGCAATACCGGTACGATCGCGGTAGCCGCGCAGGTGCAGGCCTTCGCCGCTCAGATCGAGGGAGATATTCGCTGTCTCCTGATTCAGCCAGACGTTAATACGCAGATCCGGCAGTTCACGCTCAACGTTTGGACGCGGCAGATTTTTGCGGGTAAAGCTATCGACGATGGCGTCTTTCACTTTCAGCGCGCCGTACTGGCTGTTG
Above is a genomic segment from Kosakonia radicincitans DSM 16656 containing:
- the pqiB gene encoding intermembrane transport protein PqiB, translating into MENKSGEANVQKVRNWSPVWIFPIVTALIGAWILFYHYSHQGPEVTLITTNAEGIVGGKTTIKSRSVDVGVVESMTLTDDLTHVEIKARLNSGMEKLLHDDSVFWVVKPQVGREGISGLGTLLSGAYIELQPGAKGSAPDRYNLLDSPPLAPPDAKGIRVILDSSKAGQLSPGDPVLFRGYRVGSVETSTFDTQKRTMSYQLFINAPNDRLVTSNVRFWKDSGIAVDLTSAGMRVEMGSLATLFGGGVSFDVPEGVDLGQPVAENAAFTLYDDQRSIQESLYTDHIDYLMFFKDSIRGLQPGAPVEFRGIRLGTVSRVPFFTTGMRQALNDDYRIPVLVRIEPGRLINELGEDPDVSARLNELLKRGLRASLKTGNIITGALYVDLDFYNNVPAVSGMREFAGYPIIPTVSGGLAQIQQRLMDTLDKINNLPLNPMIQQATSTLAESQQTLKRLQTTLDNLNKLTSSQSMQQLPADMQSTLRELNRSMQGFQPGSAAYNKMVADMQRLDQVLRELQPVLKTLNDKSNALVFEAKGKDDPQPKRAKQ
- the rlmKL gene encoding bifunctional 23S rRNA (guanine(2069)-N(7))-methyltransferase RlmK/23S rRNA (guanine(2445)-N(2))-methyltransferase RlmL, whose translation is MISLFASTARGLEELLKTELEKLGAQECRVVQGGVHFEGDTRLLYQSLMWSRLASRIMLPLGECKVYSDLDLYLGVQAINWTEIFNPGATFAVHFSGLNDEIRNSQYGALKVKDAIVDSFTRKNLPRPNVERELPDLRINVWLNQETANISLDLSGEGLHLRGYRDRTGIAPIKENLAAAIVMRSGWQPGTPLLDPMCGSGTLLIEAAMAATDRAPGLHRGHWGFGGWAQHDEALWKEVKAEAQTRARQGLAGYESHFYGSDNDARVIERARSNARRAGIGELVTFEVKDVAQLSNPLPKGPYGTVISNPPYGERLESEPALIALHSLLGRLLKAQFGGWHLSLFSASVDLLNCLQLRAERQFKAKNGPLDCVQKNYHLAENTGEAKAPAMAEDYANRLRKNVKKLEKWARQEGIECYRLYDADLPDYNVAVDRYADWVVVQEYAAPKTIDAQKARQRLFDIIAATIQVLGIAPNKLVLKTRERQKGTNQYQKMNEKGDFMEVSEYNARLWVNLTDYLDTGLFLDHRIARRMLGQMSKGKDFLNLFSYTGSASVHAGLGGARSTTTVDMSRTYLEWAERNLRLNGLSGRAHRLIQADCLSWLRETDEQFDLIFIDPPTFSNSKRMEDSFDVQRDHMRLMQDLKRLLRKGGTIMFSNNKRGFRMDLDGLAKLGLQAQEITQKTQSQDFARNRQIHNCWLITAA
- a CDS encoding ABC transporter ATP-binding protein, whose amino-acid sequence is MSLISMHGAWLSFSDAPLLDNAELHIEENERVCLVGRNGAGKSTLMKILNREQGLDDGRIVYEQDLIVSRLQQDPPRNVTGSVYDFVAEGISEQAEYLKRYHEISHLVMTDPSDKNLNELAKVQEMLDHHGLWQLEDRINEVLGQLGLEPDMELSALSGGWLRKAALGRALVSGPKVLLLDEPTNHLDIEAIDWLEGFLKTFSGTIIFISHDRSFIRNMATRIVDLDRGKLVTYPGDYDTYLLEKEENLRVEELQNAEFDRKLAQEEVWIRQGIKARRTRNEGRVRALKAMRRERSERREVMGSAKMQVEEASRSGKIVFEMENVNYGVEGKVLVRDFSTQVQRGDKIALIGPNGCGKTTLLKLMLDQLKADSGRVHVGTKLEVAYFDQHRAELDPDKTVMDNLAEGKQEVLVNGKPRHILGYLQDFLFHPKRAMTPVRALSGGERNRLLLARLFLKPSNLLILDEPTNDLDVETLELLEELIDSYQGTVLLVSHDRQFVDNTVTECWIFEGEGRIGQYVGGYHDARGQQAASQAFKQAAAKKTVEVPVTKAGTVKRGSNKLSYNLQRELEQLPQKLEQLEAELSDLQAQVADASFFSQPHDHTQKVLADMAAAEQALEEAFERWEYLEALKNGA
- the pqiA gene encoding membrane integrity-associated transporter subunit PqiA — encoded protein: MCEHHHATRHILCSQCDMLVALPLLQHGHKATCPRCGTTLTTEWDAPRQRPTAYAIVALFMLLLANLFPFVNMQVAGVASEVTLLEIPGVLFSEDYASLGTFFLLFVQLVPAFCLVTILLLVNRVPMEFRLRVNLARVLFQLKSWGMAEIFLAGVLVSFVKLMAYGDIGIGSSFIPWCLFCLLQLRAFQCVDRHWLWDDIAPAPQPQQALRVGVPGIRQGLRSCPCCTAIVAIDQPVCPRCHTRGHARRRNSIQWTLALLMTAMMLYLPANILPIMVTDLLGDRMPSTILAGVILLWSEGSYPVALVIFIASIMVPTLKMIGIAWLCIDAKGHGRRDCERMHFIYEVVEFVGRWSMIDVFVIAVLSALVRMGGLMNIYPAMGALMFALVVIITMFAAMTFDPRLSWDREPQTHHEESLEHGE